From Planifilum fimeticola, the proteins below share one genomic window:
- a CDS encoding PTS sugar transporter subunit IIA: MVIAMLFWRRKKSIPSHEADWIRIQAPFSGKTVPLTEVPDPVFAQKMVGDGVAILPESDRLLSPVAGTLTHLFPTGHAAGITTDEGLEILVHIGMNTVELKGDGFTVLATPGKRVEVGEPIIRIDLEKLQRTAKSMMSPVVVTNMDRVEKIKPAASSVVQAGTDELLRVLPKPPKDQ; the protein is encoded by the coding sequence GTGGTGATCGCAATGCTGTTTTGGCGAAGAAAAAAATCCATTCCGTCCCATGAAGCCGACTGGATCAGGATCCAAGCTCCCTTCAGCGGAAAAACGGTCCCGCTGACCGAAGTTCCGGATCCCGTTTTCGCCCAAAAGATGGTGGGGGACGGAGTGGCGATCCTCCCGGAATCCGACCGGCTGTTGTCCCCCGTCGCCGGCACGCTGACCCATCTCTTTCCGACGGGTCACGCCGCGGGAATCACCACCGACGAGGGACTGGAAATCCTCGTCCACATCGGAATGAACACCGTCGAACTGAAGGGCGACGGGTTCACCGTCCTGGCCACCCCGGGAAAACGGGTGGAGGTGGGGGAACCGATCATCCGCATCGATCTGGAGAAGCTCCAGAGGACGGCCAAATCGATGATGTCGCCGGTCGTGGTGACCAACATGGACCGGGTGGAAAAAATCAAACCCGCAGCATCGTCGGTCGTCCAGGCCGGAACCGACGAATTGCTGCGGGTGTTGCCGAAGCCGCCGAAGGATCAATAG
- a CDS encoding glycoside hydrolase family 3 protein: protein MRRWLAVLCSVLVLFTILPAAALAKAGDAVKPGWKEDRVAKGWIQSKIRKMTLEEKVGQLFMVHVYGRTPTDPDYEEINLEEKRGGRNFKEVIEKYHVGGVIYFNWTDNIGTPIDAKQVNALSNGLQKIAMKQRMQIPLFISTDQEGGLVARVTEPATVFPGSMATGATRSVQYAGKSAEIMARELKSLGINMDLAPVLDVNVNPANPVINVRSFSEDPDLVSKMGVAQVKGFQGQNIVATAKHFPGHGDTDVDSHYGLPIIHHDRETLEKVDLKPFRAAIDAGIDAIMTAHIVVPALDDSGLPATLSKPILTDLLRREMGFDGLIITDSLGMSGANVLPPERVPVEAFKAGADILLNPPDVDLAYNAVLNAVKSGEISKKRLDESVFRILWYKMKRGLFHHPYVDEKATRVIGNNKHLETADRIADKSITLLKNEKGVLPLSREKSLLVTGPSDGKPERLASLLAEKGISADAYTTGATPTPEQIEAALEKAKDVDTVIVTTYNADSNTGQQNLVRALKEADKPVVVAAMRNPYDIAAFPEVDGNLATYGNRDVSVRALARALTGEVNPSGKLPVTVPGMFEYGFGLRY, encoded by the coding sequence ATGCGCAGATGGCTTGCTGTTCTGTGTTCGGTCCTGGTCCTCTTCACCATCCTTCCGGCCGCCGCCCTGGCAAAGGCGGGGGATGCCGTTAAGCCGGGCTGGAAGGAGGATCGCGTGGCAAAGGGTTGGATTCAGAGCAAAATCCGGAAGATGACCCTGGAGGAAAAAGTCGGGCAGCTGTTCATGGTGCATGTGTACGGCAGGACGCCGACGGACCCGGATTACGAGGAAATCAATCTGGAGGAGAAGCGGGGCGGAAGAAACTTCAAAGAGGTCATTGAGAAGTATCACGTCGGCGGCGTGATCTATTTCAACTGGACGGACAACATCGGCACCCCTATCGACGCGAAGCAGGTGAACGCCCTTTCAAACGGACTGCAGAAGATCGCCATGAAGCAGCGCATGCAGATTCCGCTCTTCATTTCCACGGACCAGGAAGGGGGTCTGGTCGCCCGGGTGACGGAACCGGCCACGGTTTTTCCGGGCAGCATGGCCACGGGTGCGACCCGGTCCGTTCAATATGCCGGGAAATCGGCCGAAATCATGGCGCGTGAATTGAAAAGTCTCGGCATCAACATGGATCTGGCCCCCGTCCTCGATGTGAACGTCAATCCGGCCAATCCGGTCATCAATGTGCGTTCCTTCTCCGAGGATCCGGACCTGGTCTCCAAGATGGGCGTGGCTCAGGTGAAGGGATTCCAGGGACAAAATATCGTCGCCACCGCCAAGCATTTCCCGGGGCACGGGGATACGGATGTGGATTCCCACTACGGTCTTCCGATCATCCATCACGACCGTGAAACCCTGGAAAAGGTGGATCTCAAGCCTTTCCGGGCGGCGATCGATGCGGGGATCGACGCGATCATGACGGCCCACATCGTGGTACCGGCCCTGGATGACTCGGGGCTTCCGGCCACCCTTTCCAAACCGATCCTGACCGACCTCCTTCGCAGGGAGATGGGCTTTGACGGATTGATCATCACCGACAGCCTCGGCATGTCGGGGGCCAACGTCCTGCCGCCGGAACGGGTTCCCGTCGAGGCGTTCAAGGCGGGGGCGGACATTCTGCTGAATCCGCCGGATGTGGATCTCGCCTACAACGCGGTGCTGAATGCGGTCAAGAGCGGCGAGATCAGCAAGAAGCGCCTGGATGAATCCGTGTTCCGAATCCTTTGGTACAAGATGAAGCGGGGACTGTTCCATCATCCCTACGTGGACGAAAAGGCGACCCGGGTCATCGGGAACAACAAGCATCTGGAAACGGCGGACCGGATTGCCGATAAAAGCATCACCCTCCTGAAAAATGAAAAGGGGGTGCTCCCCCTCTCCAGGGAAAAAAGCCTGTTGGTGACCGGTCCTTCCGACGGCAAACCGGAACGGCTCGCTTCGCTGCTGGCAGAAAAGGGCATCTCCGCCGATGCTTACACGACGGGGGCCACTCCGACACCGGAGCAGATCGAAGCGGCCCTGGAGAAGGCGAAGGATGTCGATACGGTCATTGTCACCACCTATAACGCGGATTCCAACACCGGCCAGCAGAACCTGGTCCGCGCCTTGAAGGAGGCGGACAAACCGGTGGTGGTCGCGGCGATGAGAAATCCCTACGACATCGCCGCTTTCCCGGAGGTGGACGGAAACCTGGCGACTTACGGAAACCGGGACGTTTCGGTTCGCGCGCTGGCCAGGGCACTGACGGGAGAGGTCAATCCTTCCGGAAAGTTGCCTGTCACGGTGCCCGGGATGTTTGAATACGGTTTTGGCCTCCGCTATTGA
- a CDS encoding exo-beta-N-acetylmuramidase NamZ family protein, producing MWKRWLAMGFLAFVMIFSSVSHHADGSRHVGKPAKVKTGLEILLEHPDRLKGKKVGLITNPTAITRDYRHALDAMLEAGIQVVKVYGPEHGVRGTEQAGDEPGSFEDPRTGLPFINLYGKQPGEMVPLFDGVDVLVFDIQDVGTRFYTYIYTMAYAMEAAAEAGKPFIVLDRPNPIGGVKVEGPVLDPAYRSFVGLYPIPQRHGMTVGELARLFNEEFFPQEGKKKADLTVIAMKGWKRNQLYEDTGLPWVIPSPNMPTTDTALVYPGTGMIEGTNLSEGRGTTRPFELLGAPYIKGWELAEALNKENLPGVSFREAYFNPTFSKYAGETVGGVQVHLEDPERFSPILTGLVIIEKVKQLYPEDFAWRKDGNEYWIDKLTGSDRVRKKLDAGVSARKIAEEWEGELKDFRKLRARYLLYPPKGHKQ from the coding sequence ATGTGGAAACGGTGGCTGGCAATGGGTTTTTTGGCGTTTGTTATGATCTTCAGCAGCGTTTCGCATCACGCGGACGGCTCCCGGCACGTCGGGAAGCCGGCCAAAGTGAAAACCGGCCTCGAAATCCTGCTCGAACATCCAGATAGATTGAAAGGGAAAAAAGTCGGCCTGATCACCAATCCCACGGCCATCACCCGGGATTACCGCCATGCCCTTGACGCCATGTTGGAAGCGGGCATCCAGGTGGTCAAGGTGTACGGACCGGAACACGGCGTCAGGGGAACGGAACAGGCGGGAGATGAGCCGGGTTCCTTCGAGGATCCCCGGACGGGGCTCCCCTTTATCAACCTCTACGGCAAACAGCCCGGAGAGATGGTTCCCCTTTTCGACGGAGTGGATGTGCTGGTCTTTGACATCCAGGATGTGGGCACCCGCTTCTACACCTACATCTACACCATGGCCTACGCGATGGAAGCCGCCGCCGAAGCCGGGAAACCCTTCATCGTCCTGGACCGTCCCAATCCCATCGGGGGAGTCAAGGTGGAGGGGCCGGTGCTGGATCCGGCGTACCGCTCCTTCGTCGGGCTCTATCCGATCCCCCAGCGGCACGGGATGACGGTGGGCGAACTGGCCCGGTTGTTCAATGAAGAATTCTTCCCGCAGGAAGGCAAGAAAAAGGCGGATTTGACGGTCATCGCCATGAAGGGTTGGAAAAGAAATCAGCTCTACGAGGACACCGGCCTTCCCTGGGTGATTCCTTCTCCGAACATGCCCACGACGGACACCGCACTGGTATACCCCGGAACCGGGATGATCGAAGGAACAAACCTGTCTGAAGGACGCGGAACCACCCGCCCCTTCGAACTGCTGGGGGCCCCCTACATCAAGGGTTGGGAGCTGGCGGAAGCGCTGAACAAGGAAAACCTCCCCGGCGTCTCCTTCCGGGAAGCTTACTTCAACCCCACCTTTTCCAAATACGCGGGAGAGACGGTGGGGGGAGTTCAGGTTCACCTGGAGGATCCAGAGCGCTTCTCCCCCATTTTGACGGGTCTCGTGATCATCGAGAAGGTGAAACAGCTTTATCCCGAGGATTTTGCCTGGCGGAAAGACGGGAACGAATACTGGATCGACAAGCTGACCGGTTCCGACCGGGTTCGGAAAAAGTTGGATGCAGGGGTTTCCGCCCGCAAGATTGCGGAAGAATGGGAAGGGGAACTGAAGGATTTCCGCAAGCTTCGCGCCCGTTATCTGCTCTATCCTCCCAAAGGGCATAAACAATGA
- a CDS encoding serine hydrolase domain-containing protein, with protein sequence MTRDQGKRRGHRRFLSISLGMSMIFPTALWNPPFLAASAETTLKKPEVEIGGVQVIPSQNHHPFPWDNPGLSSPVLRWGAPKAAGMKVGPLNAIDPYVQQAIRERTMPGAVVLIARRGVVVKHKAYGHSLLYRDDRYTPAETPIAMKEDTIFDIASISKLFTVTAAMKLYEQGKFKLDDPVARYIPEFAAEGKEKVTIRQLMTHTSGLAPWIPLYQMGNNREERLQIVFRQPLEAEPGTRYEYSDLNLITLGELVERLSGMSLDDFVKKHITGPLGMTDTMYNPPASLKPRIAATEYQPETGRGLVWGEVHDENAWSLDGVAGHAGVFSTARDLAVFGHMFLQNGKYGGKRILKESTVELMAKNHLPDFPGDDQGLGWELNQGWYMDALADAETMGHTGFTGTSLVVNRKNQTIAILLTNRVHPTRDTVSTNPTRRQVARLAADAIPVDGLGKKGAWFSGYGDDLDRSLCSGELPKASEPFTLTFDTWYRVEAEPGTGDDSGTVEGSSDGIRWEPLAEPFVGNSDGWKRVKVTVPPETKYLRFRYKTDDYANGRGWYVKNPVLKTESGKKVNVQWSGEGWEIRNW encoded by the coding sequence ATGACCCGAGATCAAGGGAAAAGGCGGGGACATCGGAGATTTCTCAGCATCAGCCTGGGAATGTCGATGATCTTCCCGACCGCATTATGGAATCCTCCGTTCCTCGCGGCATCGGCAGAGACGACCCTGAAAAAACCGGAGGTGGAAATCGGCGGTGTCCAGGTGATCCCTTCTCAGAACCATCATCCCTTTCCCTGGGACAATCCGGGCCTTTCTTCTCCGGTATTGCGCTGGGGAGCGCCCAAGGCCGCCGGGATGAAAGTGGGGCCCTTAAACGCCATCGATCCGTATGTTCAACAGGCGATCCGGGAACGGACCATGCCCGGAGCCGTGGTTCTCATCGCCCGCAGGGGGGTCGTGGTGAAACACAAGGCCTACGGCCACTCCCTCCTTTATCGGGACGATCGGTACACTCCGGCGGAAACGCCGATCGCCATGAAGGAGGACACCATCTTCGACATCGCCTCCATCAGCAAGTTGTTCACCGTCACGGCGGCGATGAAATTGTACGAACAGGGGAAATTCAAACTGGATGACCCCGTCGCCCGCTACATCCCGGAATTTGCGGCGGAAGGAAAGGAAAAGGTGACCATCCGCCAGCTGATGACCCACACCTCGGGCCTCGCCCCGTGGATACCCCTCTACCAGATGGGAAACAACCGGGAAGAACGGCTGCAAATCGTGTTCCGCCAACCCCTGGAGGCGGAACCGGGAACCCGATATGAATACAGCGACCTGAACCTGATCACCCTGGGAGAGCTGGTGGAGCGGCTGTCGGGGATGTCGCTGGATGACTTCGTAAAGAAGCACATTACCGGTCCTCTGGGCATGACCGACACCATGTACAATCCGCCGGCATCGCTGAAGCCCCGGATCGCCGCGACGGAATATCAGCCGGAGACCGGACGGGGGCTGGTCTGGGGCGAGGTGCACGACGAAAACGCCTGGTCCCTTGACGGGGTGGCGGGCCATGCCGGGGTATTCTCCACCGCCAGGGATCTGGCCGTGTTCGGCCACATGTTCCTGCAGAACGGAAAATACGGCGGCAAGCGGATTTTGAAGGAATCGACGGTGGAGCTGATGGCGAAAAACCACCTTCCGGACTTCCCCGGGGATGACCAGGGACTGGGCTGGGAGCTGAACCAGGGCTGGTACATGGACGCCCTGGCCGACGCGGAAACCATGGGTCATACCGGCTTCACCGGCACCTCCCTCGTGGTGAACCGGAAAAACCAAACCATCGCCATCCTGCTGACCAACCGGGTCCATCCCACCCGGGACACCGTTTCCACCAATCCGACTCGCCGCCAGGTGGCCCGGTTGGCCGCCGACGCCATCCCCGTCGACGGCCTCGGAAAAAAGGGTGCCTGGTTCTCCGGCTACGGAGATGATCTGGACCGATCCCTGTGCAGCGGGGAACTGCCGAAGGCGTCCGAACCCTTCACCCTCACCTTCGACACCTGGTATCGCGTGGAAGCTGAACCGGGGACAGGAGACGATTCCGGCACCGTGGAAGGCTCCTCCGACGGAATCCGATGGGAGCCTCTGGCGGAACCCTTCGTCGGCAACAGCGATGGGTGGAAGCGGGTGAAGGTCACCGTTCCCCCGGAAACGAAATACCTCCGCTTCCGTTACAAGACCGACGACTACGCCAACGGCAGGGGTTGGTACGTCAAAAACCCGGTGCTGAAAACGGAGAGCGGAAAAAAAGTGAATGTCCAATGGTCCGGAGAAGGCTGGGAGATTCGGAATTGGTAA
- a CDS encoding acyl-CoA thioesterase, which produces MFRTVIQPRVSETDGAGHINNTTVPVWFEAGRQEIFKMFMPDLSFERWKLVVVNINIDYLRQIYYGSDVEVRTWVRKIGNSSFVLYEELHQNGQLCAKGTATYVNYNFETQRSEPIPPPLRKRLEEHLLEEKEAQ; this is translated from the coding sequence TTGTTCAGAACCGTCATTCAGCCCCGCGTTTCCGAAACGGACGGAGCAGGTCACATCAACAACACGACGGTGCCGGTCTGGTTTGAGGCCGGCCGGCAGGAGATCTTCAAAATGTTCATGCCGGACCTGTCCTTTGAACGATGGAAGTTGGTGGTGGTCAACATCAACATCGATTACCTCCGTCAAATCTATTACGGAAGCGACGTGGAGGTGCGGACCTGGGTCCGGAAAATCGGAAACAGCAGCTTTGTCCTCTACGAGGAACTGCACCAAAACGGCCAATTGTGCGCCAAGGGAACGGCCACTTACGTCAACTACAATTTTGAGACCCAAAGGTCGGAGCCGATTCCCCCGCCGCTTCGGAAGCGGCTGGAGGAGCACCTGTTGGAGGAGAAAGAGGCGCAGTAG
- a CDS encoding long-chain fatty acid--CoA ligase, whose product MLSRHFDHWPKRVPRSLVVPETNPYHNLEVSAARYPNKAAVHYYGGEITYRRFLEEANALAGFLQRDLGVAAGDRVLLFMQNSPQFMIAFYAILRANAIVVPLNPMLLTRELAFFVADSEPKAAIVGQELYDRIAPLMEKTSLKHAVVAAYGDYADRGTDLSLPDSVAADRKEIDHPCVTLWDTALKLQRRPEPVRFSPDDIVVLPYTSGTTGQPKGCIHTARTVQANTVGAAVWGNVSAGNVPLSTLPFFHVTGMIHGMHVPIYAGGSVVLMTRWDRETAAKLIERHRCTHWTNISTMVVDFLSMPDVTKYDLSSLSYIGGGGAPLPEAVGEKLHELTGMRYVEGYGLTETIAQTHINPPDRPKLQCLGIPSFDVDARIIDLDTRKELGPGEKGEIVVRGPQVFKGYWRRPEETEKAFVTLDGKPFFRTGDIGYYDEEGYFFIIDRAKRMINVSGYKVWPTEVESILYKHPKVQTACVVGVPDPRRGESVKAFIIPREPYRGKVTEEEIIEWSRGQMAAYKCPRRVEFVDQLPMTASGKILWRALQEQEREKAKRESGDGS is encoded by the coding sequence ATGTTGAGCCGCCATTTCGATCATTGGCCCAAAAGGGTGCCCAGGTCGCTGGTCGTTCCCGAGACCAATCCCTATCACAACCTGGAGGTGTCTGCCGCCCGGTATCCGAACAAGGCGGCCGTCCACTATTACGGCGGGGAGATCACGTACCGGCGTTTTTTGGAAGAGGCGAACGCCCTGGCCGGGTTCCTGCAGCGGGATCTGGGGGTTGCCGCGGGAGACCGGGTGCTTCTCTTCATGCAAAACTCCCCTCAGTTTATGATCGCCTTTTACGCGATCCTACGGGCCAACGCGATTGTCGTACCCCTCAATCCGATGCTTTTGACCCGGGAATTGGCCTTCTTCGTCGCCGACAGCGAACCGAAAGCGGCCATCGTCGGCCAGGAGTTGTACGATCGAATCGCCCCGCTGATGGAAAAAACCTCCCTCAAACACGCCGTTGTCGCCGCCTACGGAGATTACGCCGACAGGGGGACGGACCTGTCCCTGCCGGACAGCGTGGCGGCGGATCGGAAGGAGATCGACCATCCCTGCGTCACGCTGTGGGATACGGCCCTGAAGCTGCAGCGACGGCCCGAACCCGTCCGCTTCAGTCCCGACGATATCGTTGTCCTGCCCTACACTTCCGGCACCACCGGTCAGCCGAAAGGGTGCATCCACACGGCCCGCACGGTGCAGGCCAATACGGTCGGGGCCGCGGTGTGGGGGAATGTGTCGGCGGGCAACGTCCCCCTGTCCACGCTTCCCTTTTTCCACGTGACGGGAATGATCCACGGCATGCACGTGCCGATCTACGCCGGCGGCAGCGTGGTGCTCATGACCCGCTGGGACCGGGAGACGGCGGCCAAGCTGATCGAAAGGCACCGGTGCACCCATTGGACCAATATCAGCACGATGGTGGTCGATTTCCTTTCCATGCCGGATGTGACCAAGTACGATTTGAGCTCCTTGTCTTACATCGGCGGAGGCGGTGCGCCGTTGCCCGAGGCCGTCGGTGAAAAACTGCATGAATTGACGGGGATGCGCTATGTGGAGGGATACGGTCTGACGGAAACCATCGCCCAAACCCATATCAATCCCCCGGATCGGCCGAAACTGCAGTGCTTGGGCATCCCCTCCTTCGATGTGGATGCGCGGATCATTGATCTGGACACCCGGAAAGAGCTGGGACCGGGAGAGAAGGGGGAAATCGTTGTCCGCGGCCCCCAGGTGTTCAAGGGGTATTGGAGGCGTCCCGAGGAGACGGAAAAGGCTTTCGTCACCCTGGACGGGAAGCCCTTCTTCCGGACCGGCGACATCGGCTATTACGATGAAGAGGGGTATTTCTTCATCATCGACCGGGCGAAGCGCATGATCAACGTTTCCGGGTACAAGGTGTGGCCCACGGAAGTGGAATCGATTCTGTACAAGCACCCGAAGGTGCAAACGGCCTGCGTCGTCGGCGTCCCCGATCCGCGGAGGGGGGAGTCGGTGAAGGCCTTCATCATCCCGCGGGAGCCCTACCGCGGCAAGGTGACGGAAGAGGAGATCATTGAGTGGTCGAGGGGGCAGATGGCCGCATACAAATGCCCGCGCCGGGTGGAATTTGTCGATCAATTGCCGATGACGGCGAGCGGAAAGATCCTGTGGCGGGCTCTGCAGGAGCAGGAACGGGAGAAGGCCAAAAGGGAATCCGGGGATGGCTCCTAA